One window of Deltaproteobacteria bacterium genomic DNA carries:
- a CDS encoding molybdopterin-dependent oxidoreductase produces MGEVQKLTNGTTGGPVFVYVKDGRIIRMTPMELDQSDAPSWVIRARGREFSPPRKTTLSPYSFAWRSMIYSPNRLLYPMKRVDFDPAGKRNCEKRGESGYERISWDEAADIVTGEIRRIKREYGPAAILSTASSHHLWGHLGYRHSAYFRFMNLVGFTYADHNPDSWEGWHWEGMHQWGFSHRLGIPEQYDLLEDALKHTEMIVFWSSDPETTSGIYAAFESTCRRMWLKELGVKMVFIDPFFNHTAGLYADKWFAPRPDTGNAVACAIAFVWITEDLYDKEYIQGRTIGFDKWKDYILGKEDGVPKTPEWAERESTVPAREIKALAREWASKKTMLAAGGLGGWGGACRSATGGAWARLMISLQAMQGLGKPGINIWGTTQGAPHNSDFLFPGYTEGGMSGDVDNSAAGFRFVYRMHERPTRSSINTPMGQHIPRLRIPECILEGHYEWRGKGFCGQSIEAQFHKYKYPADGYPEIQMYYRYGGSFIGTMNETNRYVKAYRTDRLPFVVNQSIWFEGEARFADVLLPACTNFERWDISEFAGCHGYIPDNTSQVNHRIITLQKKCIEPLGESKSDYDIFAFLSRRLGLYDVYTDGGLTELDWVKRLFDASDLPKHITWEEFFKKGYFVVPLPEDYRPTPALRWFAENRRRDTPDWGPHPESQEVFGEGLQTTSGLIEFESSSLKKFDPGDEERPLIPKYIPSWEGHHTTRLYGKYPLQLISPHPRFSFHTMGDGKDSIINDVKDHRVLIDGYYYWIIRIHTRDAAERGIRNNDLVRVFNDRGAVICAAQVTERVPPGTVHSYESCADYDPLGDPGESPDRRGCINILTPSRFISKNACGMAPNSCLVQIEKC; encoded by the coding sequence ATGGGTGAGGTTCAAAAACTGACCAATGGCACGACGGGGGGACCGGTTTTCGTCTACGTGAAGGACGGCCGGATCATCCGCATGACGCCCATGGAACTGGACCAAAGCGATGCGCCCTCCTGGGTGATCAGGGCGAGGGGAAGAGAATTCTCTCCTCCCCGCAAAACCACCCTTTCCCCCTATTCCTTCGCATGGAGGTCGATGATCTACTCGCCCAACCGCCTTCTTTACCCTATGAAGCGCGTGGACTTCGACCCGGCGGGGAAGCGGAACTGTGAAAAGAGGGGGGAGTCGGGATACGAGCGGATCAGCTGGGACGAGGCCGCCGACATCGTTACGGGGGAGATACGGCGGATCAAACGGGAGTATGGCCCGGCAGCCATCCTGTCCACCGCCAGTTCTCACCACCTCTGGGGTCACCTTGGGTATCGGCACAGCGCCTATTTCAGGTTCATGAACCTTGTCGGCTTCACCTATGCCGATCACAATCCGGACAGCTGGGAAGGATGGCACTGGGAAGGGATGCACCAGTGGGGATTCAGCCACAGGCTTGGTATTCCCGAGCAGTACGACCTCCTGGAGGATGCCCTGAAGCATACCGAGATGATCGTCTTCTGGTCAAGCGATCCGGAGACCACCAGCGGGATCTACGCCGCCTTTGAAAGCACCTGCCGCCGGATGTGGCTCAAGGAACTTGGGGTCAAGATGGTGTTTATCGACCCGTTTTTCAACCACACGGCAGGCCTTTACGCAGACAAGTGGTTTGCCCCGAGGCCGGATACGGGGAACGCCGTGGCCTGCGCCATCGCCTTTGTCTGGATCACCGAAGACCTCTACGACAAGGAATACATCCAGGGCAGGACCATTGGGTTCGACAAGTGGAAAGACTACATCCTTGGGAAGGAGGACGGCGTCCCGAAGACCCCGGAATGGGCGGAGAGGGAGAGCACCGTCCCCGCCCGGGAGATCAAGGCCCTGGCCAGGGAGTGGGCCTCCAAGAAGACCATGCTTGCCGCAGGTGGACTGGGGGGCTGGGGCGGAGCCTGCCGGTCCGCCACAGGGGGAGCCTGGGCACGGTTGATGATCAGCCTTCAGGCCATGCAGGGCCTGGGAAAACCCGGAATCAACATCTGGGGCACGACCCAGGGGGCACCCCACAACTCCGATTTCCTGTTTCCGGGGTACACGGAGGGAGGCATGTCCGGGGACGTGGACAACTCGGCTGCTGGATTCCGGTTCGTCTACCGGATGCATGAGCGGCCGACGCGTTCGAGCATCAACACCCCGATGGGGCAACATATCCCGAGACTAAGGATCCCGGAATGCATTTTGGAGGGGCACTACGAATGGAGGGGGAAAGGATTCTGCGGCCAGTCCATCGAGGCCCAGTTCCATAAGTACAAGTACCCGGCGGACGGTTACCCGGAGATCCAGATGTACTATCGCTATGGGGGGTCCTTCATCGGCACCATGAACGAGACGAACCGGTATGTGAAGGCCTACCGGACGGATCGTTTGCCCTTCGTGGTGAATCAGTCCATCTGGTTTGAGGGAGAGGCACGGTTCGCCGATGTCCTGCTGCCGGCCTGCACCAATTTCGAGCGGTGGGATATCAGCGAATTCGCCGGTTGCCACGGATACATCCCGGACAACACCAGCCAGGTCAACCACAGGATCATCACCCTGCAAAAGAAGTGCATCGAGCCCTTGGGAGAGTCCAAGTCGGACTATGACATCTTCGCCTTCTTGTCTCGAAGGCTGGGACTCTACGATGTTTACACCGACGGTGGATTGACGGAACTGGATTGGGTAAAGAGGCTTTTCGACGCTTCCGACTTGCCCAAGCACATCACATGGGAGGAATTTTTCAAGAAGGGCTATTTCGTTGTCCCACTTCCGGAAGACTACCGCCCCACACCCGCCCTGAGGTGGTTCGCGGAGAACCGGAGGCGTGATACCCCGGACTGGGGACCTCATCCCGAGTCCCAGGAAGTATTCGGCGAGGGTCTCCAGACCACCAGCGGCCTCATTGAATTCGAGTCCTCCAGCCTGAAGAAATTCGATCCGGGAGACGAGGAGAGGCCACTCATCCCGAAATATATTCCATCCTGGGAAGGCCACCACACCACGAGACTTTACGGGAAATATCCTCTCCAGCTCATTTCACCTCATCCCAGGTTCAGTTTCCACACCATGGGCGACGGGAAAGACAGCATCATCAATGACGTCAAGGATCACAGGGTGCTGATCGACGGTTATTACTACTGGATCATAAGGATCCACACGAGGGATGCGGCGGAGCGTGGAATCAGGAACAACGACCTTGTTAGGGTATTCAACGACAGGGGGGCGGTCATCTGTGCCGCCCAGGTTACCGAGAGGGTTCCCCCGGGGACGGTTCATTCCTATGAATCATGCGCGGATTACGATCCCCTGGGCGACCCGGGAGAATCGCCGGATCGGAGGGGCTGTATCAATATCCTGACCCCGAGCCGCTTCATTTCCAAGAACGCCTGCGGAATGGCGCCCAACTCCTGCCTGGTGCAGATCGAGAAATGTTAG
- a CDS encoding oxidoreductase, with protein sequence MKRWNLIIDVEKCEDCNNCFLSCKDEHVNNDWPGYTLAQPRHGHRWINIMRKERGQFPLIDVAYRPTPCMHCDRAPCIEAAGDGSVHKREDGIVLIDPVKAKGRRDLLKACPYGAIWWNEELGVPQKCTLCSHLLDAGWEKPRCVQACPTGALRILRVEDPEMKRIVGEEGLEVLHSEYDTAPRVYYKNLYLFEKCFIGGSVAFERKGIKDCAAGAEITLRKDATEIARTCTDAFGDFKFDRLEENSGKYVVEIKYREHAPKTLEVELTNSVNVGTIVV encoded by the coding sequence ATGAAGAGGTGGAACCTGATTATCGACGTGGAGAAGTGCGAGGACTGCAACAATTGCTTTCTCTCCTGTAAGGACGAACACGTGAACAACGATTGGCCGGGGTACACCTTGGCCCAGCCCCGTCACGGCCACCGGTGGATCAACATCATGCGCAAGGAAAGAGGACAGTTTCCCCTCATCGATGTGGCCTACCGCCCGACTCCCTGCATGCACTGCGACCGGGCGCCCTGCATCGAGGCGGCCGGGGACGGCTCGGTCCACAAGAGGGAGGACGGAATCGTTTTGATCGATCCGGTAAAGGCCAAAGGGAGGAGGGACCTCCTGAAGGCCTGTCCCTACGGAGCGATCTGGTGGAACGAGGAACTGGGGGTACCCCAGAAATGCACCCTTTGCTCCCACCTCCTGGACGCCGGGTGGGAGAAGCCGCGGTGTGTCCAGGCCTGTCCGACCGGCGCCCTTCGAATCCTGCGGGTCGAGGATCCGGAAATGAAGCGTATCGTGGGTGAAGAGGGATTGGAAGTCCTCCATTCCGAATACGATACCGCCCCCAGGGTCTACTACAAGAATCTGTATCTTTTCGAGAAGTGCTTTATCGGCGGCAGTGTGGCCTTTGAGAGGAAAGGGATCAAGGATTGCGCGGCTGGGGCTGAGATCACTTTGAGAAAGGACGCGACCGAGATCGCCCGAACCTGCACCGACGCCTTCGGCGATTTCAAGTTCGACCGTCTCGAGGAGAACAGCGGAAAGTATGTCGTCGAAATCAAGTACCGGGAACATGCCCCAAAGACCCTGGAAGTGGAATTGACCAATAGCGTGAACGTAGGAACCATTGTGGTATAG